A region from the Aliarcobacter thereius LMG 24486 genome encodes:
- the moaC gene encoding cyclic pyranopterin monophosphate synthase MoaC encodes MKLTHLDENNRPKMVDVTDKNDTKREAIASGVITMSKEAFNAIINNEIKKGPVLQTAVIAAIMGTKKTHELIPMCHPLLLTGINCEIEENVQNNSFKLFVKAKLSGQTGVEMEALTGVSIGLLTIYDMVKAIDKSMVISNVQLEEKSGGKSGDFKR; translated from the coding sequence TTGAAATTAACACATTTAGATGAAAATAATAGACCAAAAATGGTTGATGTAACAGATAAAAATGATACAAAAAGAGAAGCTATTGCAAGTGGAGTTATAACTATGAGCAAAGAGGCTTTTAATGCAATTATAAATAATGAAATAAAAAAAGGTCCAGTATTGCAAACAGCAGTTATTGCAGCTATTATGGGCACAAAAAAAACTCATGAATTAATACCAATGTGTCATCCTCTTTTACTTACAGGAATAAATTGTGAGATAGAAGAAAATGTACAAAATAATAGTTTTAAACTATTTGTAAAAGCAAAACTAAGTGGACAAACAGGTGTTGAAATGGAAGCTTTAACAGGTGTTAGTATTGGACTTCTTACTATTTATGATATGGTAAAAGCTATTGATAAAAGTATGGTTATTTCAAATGTACAGCTTGAAGAAAAAAGTGGTGGGAAAAGTGGAGATTTTAAAAGATGA
- a CDS encoding DJ-1 family glyoxalase III: MAKILVAIADGFEEIEAINIIDICRRADINVVSAGVENKILTGAHNIKIEMDKKIDELCSDDFDMIVLPGGLPNAFTLAEDKSVQKLLKEFKVKNKKIAAICTAPYALHKAEVLEKNYTCYPSFETKIRLDGYKPNEDVVIDGNIITSRGPATATKFALELVKILKGEEIYKSVKDGLLA; the protein is encoded by the coding sequence ATGGCAAAAATTCTGGTTGCAATAGCAGATGGTTTTGAGGAAATTGAGGCAATTAATATTATTGATATTTGTAGACGAGCAGATATTAATGTTGTAAGTGCTGGAGTTGAAAACAAAATTTTAACAGGTGCTCACAATATAAAAATAGAGATGGATAAAAAAATAGATGAACTTTGTAGCGATGATTTTGATATGATTGTTTTACCTGGTGGTTTACCAAATGCTTTTACTTTAGCAGAAGATAAGAGTGTTCAAAAACTTTTAAAAGAGTTTAAAGTTAAAAATAAAAAAATAGCAGCAATTTGTACAGCTCCTTATGCACTTCATAAAGCAGAAGTTTTAGAAAAAAACTATACTTGTTATCCTAGCTTTGAAACAAAAATAAGATTAGATGGGTACAAACCCAATGAAGATGTAGTAATAGATGGAAATATTATAACTTCAAGAGGTCCTGCAACTGCAACAAAATTTGCATTAGAACTTGTAAAAATTCTAAAAGGAGAAGAAATTTACAAAAGTGTAAAAGATGGGCTTTTAGCGTAA
- a CDS encoding FlgO family outer membrane protein: MFRKFLKFSIFVAVLSMFTACGYKNQNTQTEYDKVRSMSDGMNISNYKQQKVIIQDTLEATISSLATQMVTNKKIDTKKSIVVTSFVQLDKFKQTSEFGRVVGESMIDELSNRGFGVTEFRGQLAVSVNERGEYFLSRDQKDLKSEVPSNYVVVGTYSRQIGKVILNARIIDNITGKVLSSARATYKHNYANDCVMFQDCPPLRTIKIVEEK; the protein is encoded by the coding sequence ATGTTTAGAAAGTTTCTAAAGTTTTCAATATTTGTAGCGGTTCTTTCTATGTTTACAGCTTGTGGATATAAGAATCAAAATACTCAAACAGAATACGACAAAGTACGATCAATGAGTGATGGTATGAATATTTCAAACTATAAACAACAAAAAGTTATTATTCAAGATACACTTGAAGCAACAATTTCATCTCTGGCTACACAAATGGTTACAAATAAAAAGATTGATACTAAAAAATCAATTGTGGTTACATCATTTGTACAGTTAGACAAGTTTAAACAAACATCAGAATTTGGAAGAGTTGTTGGAGAAAGCATGATAGATGAGCTTTCTAATAGAGGATTTGGAGTTACGGAATTTAGAGGACAATTAGCAGTTTCTGTAAATGAAAGAGGGGAATACTTTTTATCAAGAGATCAAAAAGATTTAAAAAGTGAAGTTCCAAGTAATTATGTAGTTGTAGGAACTTATTCAAGACAAATTGGGAAAGTTATCTTAAATGCAAGAATAATTGATAATATAACAGGAAAAGTTCTATCAAGTGCTAGAGCAACTTATAAACATAATTATGCAAATGATTGTGTAATGTTTCAAGATTGTCCACCATTAAGAACTATTAAAATTGTTGAAGAGAAATAA
- a CDS encoding FlgO family outer membrane protein, whose translation MHFSFFRLGQFFALAFFSLFLISCSYKNPITSATNFHSMLTTMVDKQSLNLEKHIYLDDVVLVSDFVNVDNLKNRSELGFLLSSMLKDKLASKSIITREVELTKEFEFGQSGLNVLTREHKKILSDEVDSRYALVGSYSITSKTLNIFIKLIELSSGNVVGSSYERTAITSEILELEGFVNDDIRDEKEKKRKLKENTRRPLVL comes from the coding sequence ATGCATTTCTCATTTTTTAGGTTAGGGCAGTTTTTTGCTCTAGCCTTTTTTTCTTTATTCTTAATATCTTGTTCGTATAAAAACCCTATAACAAGTGCTACTAATTTTCACTCAATGCTTACAACAATGGTTGATAAACAATCATTGAATTTAGAAAAACATATCTATTTAGATGATGTTGTATTGGTTTCAGATTTTGTAAATGTAGATAATCTGAAAAATAGATCAGAACTTGGATTTTTACTTTCAAGTATGTTAAAAGATAAATTAGCATCAAAAAGTATTATTACAAGAGAAGTTGAACTTACAAAAGAGTTTGAATTTGGACAAAGTGGATTAAATGTACTTACAAGAGAACATAAAAAGATTTTATCTGATGAGGTTGATTCAAGATATGCTTTAGTAGGTTCATATTCAATTACAAGTAAAACTTTAAATATATTTATAAAATTAATAGAATTAAGCAGTGGAAATGTTGTTGGGTCTTCTTATGAAAGAACAGCAATTACAAGTGAAATCTTAGAACTAGAAGGTTTTGTAAATGATGATATAAGAGATGAAAAAGAGAAAAAAAGAAAATTAAAAGAGAATACAAGAAGACCTTTAGTTTTATAA
- a CDS encoding HP0495 family protein, protein MIDLNQHKLELEYPCSWEYKLVVLENCNVKQIVKQIILEREHNIKESRTSSKGKFKSYTLKMLVHSDDDRTEIFKILGEHKEIKMVL, encoded by the coding sequence ATGATAGATTTAAATCAGCATAAATTAGAGCTTGAATACCCTTGCTCTTGGGAATACAAGTTAGTTGTTCTTGAAAATTGTAATGTAAAACAGATTGTAAAACAGATTATTTTAGAAAGAGAACATAATATAAAAGAGTCAAGAACAAGTTCAAAAGGTAAATTTAAAAGTTATACATTGAAAATGCTAGTTCACAGTGATGATGACAGAACAGAGATTTTCAAAATTTTAGGTGAGCATAAAGAGATAAAAATGGTTTTATAA
- the rpsU gene encoding 30S ribosomal protein S21, with translation MPGIKVKETESFDEAYRRFKKQCDRNLIVTETRARRYFEPMTEIRKKQKISARKKMLKKLYMLRRYESRL, from the coding sequence GTGCCAGGCATTAAAGTTAAAGAAACTGAATCTTTTGACGAAGCGTACAGAAGATTTAAAAAACAATGTGACAGAAACCTAATCGTTACTGAAACTAGAGCAAGAAGATATTTTGAGCCAATGACGGAAATCAGAAAAAAACAAAAAATTTCTGCTAGAAAGAAAATGCTTAAAAAATTATATATGCTTAGAAGATACGAATCAAGACTGTAA
- the dnaE gene encoding DNA polymerase III subunit alpha — translation MSQIPQFTHLHLHTEYSLLDGANKIKELAKKLKEFGMTSVAMTDHGNMFGAIDFYNAMKKEGIKPIIGMEAYIHNSEDLSDKSNRQRFHLCLYAKNEIGYKNLMYLSSQAYINGFYYYPRINKELLRKHSEGLICSAACLQGEVNWHLNTQNDRNVKNGAKGYEEAKKIALEYKEIFGDDFYLEIMRHGIGDQHFIDDQILKISNETNIKVVATNDTHYLEQKDADAHEAFMCIAMNKLYDDPNRLRHSVHEFYLKSQEQISKLYADIPEAIEATQEIADKCNLTIKLGNPTPPNFKFTREKLQEKNIDIPEPQNEYSLENDKILFELECKEGLEERLKLIPKENHEEYKKRLDIEIEIIKNMKFPGYMLIVWDFVKVAKDMGIPVGPGRGSAAGSLVAYSLKITDIDPIPYGLLFERFLNPERISMPDIDMDFCQSRRGEIIDYVVQQYGRANVAQIITFGKLLAKGVIRDVARVLDMPYAKADAMAKLIPDELGINLTQSWEKEPKIKELCEADPLAARVWEYALALEGLNRNAGTHAAGVVISNEPLWNKTPLFKPSGLDTLATQYNGKYIEDVDLIKFDFLGLKTLTVINEAIKLIEQRHGIKIDFNTIDVNDKGVYDLIQTGDTLGLFQIESDGMQDLCKRLKPSNFEDIIAVLALYRPGPMESGMLDDFIERKHGRAKIDYFHDELEDVLKPILENTYGVIVYQEQVMQIVQSVGGFSLGGADLVRRAMGKKIKEEMDKLKGEFADGAQKKGFTRAYAEELFDLIVKFAGYGFNKSHSAAYALITFYTSYLKCYYPADFMAALLTLEKDNTDKVVRYVDEVKRLGLDLFPPDINKSDLVFSATKIDGKEVVMFGMGAIKGAGDVAINSILKAREEKDFENLADFISRIDGSKVNKRVIESLAKAGVFDSFAYSRNSILSQIEKILDATNKASSAKKLAFGSLFGDSEELTTIDVVLDHLPEYSKKEILELEKASLGFYVSGHPLDEYKDKIDKINYTLSSQIDELDDGSQILIVGKIEEITERISKKGSKFGIVSILDFHGTIEFMLFEDKLKDLRESFDLNEPIAFKVRISKNDQFTRMSVLKIETIYEAQKEKVKIKQKEAPLLPVCIALPLDNDRRIMQDLFELIVNNQGKRELRIIIKSKLADIELESGIKVNDNVEKLIHNIKGAYLEDVENSINK, via the coding sequence ATGTCACAAATACCACAATTTACACATTTACATTTACATACTGAATACTCTTTACTTGATGGAGCAAATAAGATAAAAGAGCTTGCAAAAAAACTAAAAGAGTTTGGAATGACAAGCGTTGCTATGACTGACCATGGAAATATGTTTGGAGCAATTGATTTTTATAATGCTATGAAAAAAGAGGGAATAAAACCTATTATTGGAATGGAAGCTTATATTCACAATAGTGAAGATTTAAGTGATAAATCAAATAGACAAAGGTTTCACCTATGTTTATATGCAAAAAATGAAATAGGTTATAAAAATTTAATGTACCTTAGCTCTCAAGCCTATATAAATGGTTTTTACTACTATCCAAGAATAAACAAAGAGCTTTTAAGAAAACACTCAGAAGGACTTATTTGTAGTGCAGCTTGTTTACAAGGAGAAGTAAACTGGCACCTAAATACACAAAATGATAGAAATGTAAAAAATGGCGCAAAAGGATATGAAGAAGCAAAAAAAATAGCTTTGGAGTATAAAGAGATATTTGGAGATGATTTTTATCTTGAAATTATGCGACATGGTATTGGTGACCAGCATTTTATTGATGATCAAATTTTAAAAATATCAAATGAAACAAACATAAAAGTAGTTGCAACAAATGATACTCACTATCTAGAACAAAAAGATGCTGATGCTCACGAAGCTTTTATGTGTATTGCTATGAATAAACTTTATGATGATCCAAATAGATTAAGACATAGTGTTCATGAATTTTATCTAAAATCTCAAGAACAAATAAGCAAACTTTATGCTGATATTCCAGAAGCAATTGAAGCAACTCAAGAGATAGCTGATAAATGTAATCTTACAATCAAATTAGGAAACCCAACTCCTCCAAATTTTAAATTTACAAGAGAAAAACTACAAGAGAAAAATATAGATATTCCTGAGCCACAAAATGAATATTCATTAGAAAATGACAAAATTTTATTTGAACTTGAGTGTAAAGAAGGTCTAGAAGAGAGATTAAAACTAATTCCAAAAGAGAATCACGAAGAGTATAAAAAAAGATTAGATATTGAAATTGAAATTATAAAAAATATGAAATTTCCTGGATATATGCTTATTGTTTGGGATTTTGTTAAAGTTGCAAAAGATATGGGAATTCCTGTTGGACCAGGAAGAGGATCTGCTGCTGGGAGTTTAGTTGCATATAGCTTAAAAATTACAGATATTGACCCTATTCCTTATGGATTACTTTTTGAGAGATTTTTAAATCCAGAGAGAATATCAATGCCCGATATTGATATGGACTTTTGTCAAAGTAGAAGAGGAGAAATTATTGATTATGTTGTACAGCAATATGGAAGAGCGAATGTTGCACAAATTATAACTTTTGGTAAACTTCTAGCAAAAGGGGTAATACGAGATGTTGCAAGAGTTTTAGATATGCCTTATGCAAAAGCTGATGCTATGGCAAAGCTAATTCCAGATGAATTAGGAATAAATCTTACACAATCTTGGGAGAAAGAACCAAAGATAAAAGAACTGTGTGAAGCTGATCCACTTGCAGCAAGAGTTTGGGAATATGCTTTAGCTTTAGAAGGTCTTAACAGAAATGCTGGAACACACGCAGCTGGAGTTGTGATATCAAATGAACCTTTATGGAATAAAACACCTCTTTTTAAACCAAGTGGACTTGATACTTTAGCAACTCAATACAATGGAAAATATATTGAAGATGTTGATTTAATCAAATTTGACTTCTTAGGTTTAAAAACTCTTACAGTTATAAATGAAGCCATAAAACTAATAGAGCAAAGACACGGTATAAAAATAGATTTTAATACTATTGATGTAAATGATAAAGGTGTTTATGACTTAATCCAAACGGGAGATACTTTAGGACTCTTTCAAATTGAATCTGATGGAATGCAAGATTTATGTAAAAGATTAAAACCATCAAATTTTGAAGATATTATTGCCGTACTTGCTCTTTATAGACCAGGTCCAATGGAATCAGGAATGCTTGATGATTTTATTGAAAGAAAACATGGTCGAGCTAAAATTGACTATTTCCATGATGAACTTGAAGATGTTTTAAAACCTATTTTAGAAAACACTTATGGAGTAATTGTTTATCAAGAACAAGTTATGCAAATTGTTCAAAGTGTTGGTGGTTTTTCTCTTGGTGGTGCAGACTTAGTGCGAAGAGCTATGGGTAAAAAAATCAAAGAGGAGATGGATAAACTTAAAGGTGAATTTGCAGATGGTGCACAAAAAAAAGGATTTACAAGAGCTTATGCAGAAGAACTTTTTGATCTAATTGTAAAGTTTGCTGGATATGGTTTTAATAAATCTCACTCAGCTGCTTATGCATTAATTACTTTTTATACCTCTTATTTAAAATGTTACTATCCAGCTGATTTTATGGCTGCTTTATTAACTTTGGAAAAAGATAATACAGATAAAGTTGTAAGATATGTTGATGAAGTAAAAAGATTAGGTCTTGATCTTTTTCCTCCTGATATAAACAAATCTGATTTAGTTTTCTCAGCTACAAAGATTGATGGAAAAGAAGTTGTAATGTTTGGAATGGGTGCTATAAAAGGTGCTGGTGATGTAGCTATTAACTCTATTTTAAAAGCTAGAGAAGAGAAAGATTTTGAGAATTTAGCTGATTTTATTTCAAGAATTGATGGAAGTAAAGTAAATAAAAGAGTTATTGAATCTTTAGCAAAAGCTGGTGTTTTTGATAGTTTTGCATATTCGAGAAACTCTATTTTAAGTCAAATAGAGAAAATTTTAGATGCTACAAACAAAGCATCAAGTGCAAAAAAACTAGCCTTTGGTTCACTATTTGGAGATAGTGAAGAGCTTACAACAATAGATGTAGTGCTTGATCATCTTCCTGAATATTCAAAAAAAGAGATTTTGGAACTTGAAAAAGCTAGTCTAGGTTTCTATGTTTCTGGTCATCCACTTGATGAATACAAAGATAAAATTGATAAAATAAACTATACTTTATCTTCACAAATTGATGAACTTGATGATGGTAGCCAAATTTTAATTGTAGGTAAAATTGAAGAAATAACAGAAAGGATATCGAAAAAAGGTAGTAAATTTGGAATTGTTTCAATACTTGATTTTCATGGAACAATTGAATTTATGCTATTTGAAGATAAATTAAAAGATTTAAGAGAAAGTTTTGATTTAAATGAACCAATAGCATTTAAAGTAAGAATATCAAAAAATGACCAATTTACAAGAATGAGTGTTTTAAAAATAGAGACAATTTATGAAGCACAAAAAGAGAAAGTAAAAATAAAACAGAAAGAAGCTCCTTTACTTCCAGTTTGTATAGCACTTCCTTTAGATAATGATAGAAGAATTATGCAAGATTTATTTGAACTAATTGTAAATAATCAAGGAAAAAGAGAGTTAAGAATTATAATAAAATCAAAACTTGCTGATATAGAGCTAGAATCAGGTATTAAAGTAAATGATAATGTAGAAAAGCTTATTCACAATATAAAAGGAGCATATTTAGAAGATGTTGAAAATTCTATTAACAAATGA
- a CDS encoding CTP synthase, whose protein sequence is MTKFIFVTGGVLSSLGKGITSASIATILKQSGFKVSMLKIDPYLNVDPGTMSPLEHGEVFVTADGAETDLDLGNYERFIDRTLTKINSFTTGQVYQSVIKREREGGYLGKTIQVIPHVVDEIKDRIFAAADDNEFLIIEIGGTVGDIESLPFLEAIRSIRHELPKANTMNIHVSLVPFIKAAGELKTKPTQHSVQELRRIGITPHMLVCRTEQELPKALKEKLALACDIDRNAVIEAGDAQSIYQVPLHFIKEGILNPLSDHFNVKIKPNMEKWDRLVKNILVPQDQVTIAIVGKYMELKESYKSLVESLIHAGAHLNTKMNIHWCDSERIEDLGVYEVLGNVDGILVAGGFGPRGVKGKLDAIKYARENKITFLGICLGMQLSIIEFARNVLGLEDANSIEFDENTSNPLIYLIDEFIDQSGHKQLRTSKSPLGGTMRLGEYPFEPLKGSKLQKAYGNNKEYFERHRHRYEANPKYKEVLEKAGMIVSGESNGLIEAIEIKDHPWFVGVQFHPEFTSHLETPNPIILDFVKEANKAK, encoded by the coding sequence ATGACAAAATTTATATTTGTAACTGGTGGAGTGCTTAGTTCTTTAGGAAAAGGTATCACTTCTGCTTCGATTGCAACAATATTAAAACAATCTGGATTCAAAGTTAGTATGTTAAAAATAGATCCATATTTAAATGTAGACCCAGGAACAATGAGTCCACTAGAGCATGGAGAAGTTTTTGTAACTGCTGATGGTGCTGAAACTGACCTTGACTTAGGAAATTATGAAAGATTTATAGATAGAACTTTAACAAAAATCAATAGTTTTACAACAGGACAAGTATATCAAAGTGTTATAAAAAGAGAAAGAGAAGGTGGTTACCTTGGTAAAACAATCCAAGTAATTCCTCACGTTGTTGATGAAATTAAAGATAGAATATTTGCAGCAGCTGATGATAATGAATTTTTAATTATTGAAATTGGTGGAACTGTTGGAGATATCGAAAGTTTACCTTTTCTAGAAGCTATTAGATCAATTAGACATGAACTTCCAAAAGCAAATACTATGAATATTCATGTAAGTTTAGTTCCATTTATAAAAGCAGCAGGTGAATTAAAAACAAAACCAACTCAACACTCTGTTCAAGAGTTAAGAAGAATTGGGATTACTCCTCATATGTTAGTTTGTAGAACAGAACAAGAACTCCCAAAAGCTTTAAAAGAGAAGCTTGCACTTGCTTGTGATATTGATAGAAATGCTGTTATTGAAGCTGGTGATGCACAATCTATTTATCAAGTTCCTCTTCATTTTATAAAAGAAGGAATTTTAAATCCTTTATCTGACCATTTCAATGTAAAAATCAAACCAAATATGGAAAAATGGGATAGACTTGTTAAAAACATCTTAGTTCCTCAGGATCAAGTTACTATTGCTATTGTTGGTAAATATATGGAACTTAAAGAGTCTTATAAATCTTTAGTTGAATCTTTAATTCATGCAGGAGCTCATTTAAATACAAAAATGAATATTCATTGGTGTGATAGCGAAAGAATCGAAGATTTAGGTGTTTATGAAGTTCTTGGAAATGTAGATGGAATTTTAGTTGCTGGTGGATTTGGTCCAAGAGGAGTAAAAGGTAAACTTGATGCAATTAAATATGCAAGAGAAAATAAAATTACATTTTTAGGAATTTGTCTTGGTATGCAACTAAGTATTATTGAATTTGCTAGAAATGTTCTTGGACTTGAAGATGCAAACTCTATTGAATTTGATGAAAATACTTCAAATCCTCTAATTTATTTAATTGACGAATTTATAGACCAAAGTGGACATAAACAATTAAGAACAAGTAAATCTCCACTTGGTGGAACTATGAGATTAGGAGAGTATCCATTTGAACCACTAAAAGGTTCTAAACTTCAAAAAGCTTATGGAAACAATAAAGAGTACTTTGAAAGACATAGACATAGATACGAAGCAAACCCAAAATATAAAGAGGTTTTAGAAAAAGCTGGAATGATTGTAAGTGGTGAATCAAATGGTCTTATTGAAGCTATTGAAATAAAAGACCACCCTTGGTTTGTAGGAGTTCAATTCCATCCTGAGTTTACTTCTCATCTTGAAACTCCAAATCCAATAATTTTAGATTTTGTAAAAGAAGCAAATAAAGCTAAGTAA
- the surE gene encoding 5'/3'-nucleotidase SurE, with amino-acid sequence MLKILLTNDDGYDAIGLQVLIKALKPIAKVMVVAPARNKSACGHSLTLERPLRLIGVDDDSYKVDDATPTDCIYLSLGNIFKNGYRPDLVISGINIGANMGEDITYSGTAGGAMEAVLHGIPAIAISQVCKDRCKDISNNWDFKLAINTIITLIEKIENGSFPLDERKFLNVNIPPINEELCKGFKITKAGYREYGNDSDRHLNPRGEEFYWIGLHPLLWKESSDKSCDFEAIKDNFVSISPIQLDMTSYNDIEKLENWLNK; translated from the coding sequence ATGTTGAAAATTCTATTAACAAATGATGATGGATATGATGCAATTGGTTTACAAGTTTTAATAAAAGCATTAAAACCAATAGCAAAAGTTATGGTTGTTGCACCTGCAAGAAATAAATCAGCTTGTGGTCACTCTTTAACTTTAGAAAGACCATTAAGATTAATTGGCGTTGATGATGATTCCTATAAAGTTGATGATGCAACTCCAACAGATTGTATATATCTATCTTTAGGAAATATATTTAAAAATGGCTATAGACCTGATTTAGTAATAAGTGGTATAAATATTGGTGCAAATATGGGAGAAGATATAACTTATAGTGGAACAGCTGGTGGAGCTATGGAAGCTGTTTTACATGGTATACCAGCAATTGCTATATCACAAGTTTGCAAAGATAGATGTAAGGATATCTCAAATAATTGGGATTTTAAATTAGCTATTAATACTATTATTACTCTTATAGAAAAGATTGAAAATGGTTCTTTTCCATTAGATGAAAGAAAGTTTTTAAATGTTAATATTCCGCCAATAAATGAAGAACTTTGTAAAGGGTTTAAAATCACAAAAGCTGGTTATAGGGAATACGGAAACGACTCTGATAGACACTTAAATCCAAGAGGTGAAGAGTTTTATTGGATTGGACTTCATCCTCTTTTATGGAAAGAGAGTTCTGATAAATCTTGCGATTTTGAAGCAATAAAAGACAATTTTGTTTCAATAAGTCCAATACAACTTGATATGACTTCATATAATGATATAGAAAAATTAGAAAATTGGTTAAATAAATAA
- the recJ gene encoding single-stranded-DNA-specific exonuclease RecJ, giving the protein MQKITKQRLVSILNARHLNNPYSKLASIPSPDNFKDIKKASQRVKKAINNNERITIIGDYDVDGVVSTSIMIEFFNSIGVKIDYIIPNRFEHGYGLSPKIAMQIKDGLVITVDNGISSIEASKILKSKNIDLIITDHHTVGDIVPIAFAIINPKQKDCSFEYKEICGAQVAWYFCAAIKKELGVNVDLSSYLDLLCLAIIADIMPMTSLNYTMVKQGLKKMKTSNREAFKILNQNLQKSILVSDDIGFLIAPKLNSAGRMDDATIALDFLLSKNKDRAFESLALLDELNSYRKTLQEEITKKAQNSISSDDKAIIVWGENWHEGVIGIVASKLSNAYKKPAFVFSIKDGIAKGSARANSQLNLYDLIQNASDILLGFGGHKNAAGISLDSSKLDEFNSIIQSSLENNKLELHEEQENLGELDIASVDLEFLEIIESFEPYGLENSKPIFKVSKANLVKCELLGRDKNHLKLTLSSSDGFLFEAIKFNDSNLNLDKELNFIVSISKNEFRGTIKPQFLIQEFI; this is encoded by the coding sequence ATGCAAAAAATTACAAAGCAAAGGCTTGTTTCTATATTAAATGCAAGGCATTTGAATAATCCTTATTCAAAGCTTGCATCTATTCCTTCTCCTGATAACTTCAAAGATATCAAAAAAGCATCACAAAGAGTAAAAAAAGCCATAAACAATAATGAAAGAATCACTATTATAGGTGATTATGATGTTGATGGTGTAGTTTCTACTTCAATTATGATTGAATTTTTCAACTCTATTGGAGTAAAAATTGATTATATTATTCCTAATAGATTTGAACATGGTTATGGTTTATCACCAAAAATTGCAATGCAAATTAAAGATGGTTTAGTAATCACTGTTGATAATGGAATTAGTTCAATTGAAGCATCAAAAATATTAAAATCTAAAAATATTGATTTAATAATAACAGACCATCATACAGTAGGAGATATTGTACCTATAGCATTTGCAATTATAAATCCAAAACAAAAAGATTGTTCTTTTGAATATAAAGAGATTTGTGGAGCACAGGTAGCTTGGTATTTTTGTGCAGCCATAAAGAAAGAGCTTGGTGTAAATGTTGATTTGAGCTCTTATCTTGACCTTCTTTGCCTAGCAATTATTGCAGATATAATGCCAATGACCAGCCTTAATTATACAATGGTAAAACAAGGTTTAAAAAAGATGAAAACATCAAATAGAGAAGCTTTTAAAATATTAAATCAAAACCTTCAAAAATCTATTTTAGTATCTGATGATATTGGATTTTTAATTGCTCCAAAACTTAATAGTGCAGGAAGAATGGATGATGCAACTATTGCTTTAGATTTTTTATTATCAAAGAACAAAGATAGAGCTTTTGAATCTTTAGCTCTTCTAGATGAATTAAACTCTTACAGGAAAACTCTTCAAGAAGAGATTACAAAAAAGGCTCAAAACTCTATAAGTAGTGATGATAAAGCTATTATTGTTTGGGGAGAGAATTGGCATGAAGGTGTAATTGGAATTGTCGCTTCAAAACTTTCAAATGCTTATAAAAAACCAGCCTTTGTATTCTCTATAAAAGATGGTATTGCAAAAGGAAGTGCTAGAGCAAACTCTCAACTAAATTTATATGATTTAATTCAAAATGCTTCAGATATTTTATTAGGTTTTGGCGGACATAAAAATGCAGCTGGGATATCTTTAGATAGTTCAAAACTTGATGAGTTTAACTCTATTATTCAAAGTTCTTTAGAAAATAACAAACTAGAACTACATGAAGAACAAGAAAACTTAGGAGAACTAGATATTGCAAGTGTAGATTTGGAGTTTCTAGAAATTATTGAAAGTTTTGAACCTTATGGTTTAGAAAACTCAAAACCTATTTTTAAAGTATCAAAAGCAAATTTAGTTAAATGCGAACTTCTAGGAAGAGACAAAAATCATTTAAAACTAACTCTTAGTAGCAGTGATGGTTTCTTATTTGAAGCTATAAAGTTCAATGATAGTAATTTAAATTTAGATAAAGAACTAAACTTTATAGTTTCAATATCTAAAAATGAATTTAGAGGTACAATAAAACCTCAATTTTTAATACAAGAGTTTATTTAG